Part of the Nostoc sp. PCC 7524 genome is shown below.
CTTGAACTACCTTGTTTTTTATCATCTACTTTTCTCCTTATAAAACCAAACTGCTTCGCTATGATGTTCCTTTTCTTTTTTCACTAAGCCAACTTTTACAAATTCTCTCAAGTAGCATTTACAAGTATTATCATTCAAACCAGAACGGTGTACCATCTGGCTTGTAGATAATCCATTGCTACCACCTTCTTGCAAAATCCAGAGTAAGAAATTAGCCTGATTTAGAGAATCAGTAAAGCAAATATTCAACTCTCTACTAGGCTTGAGAAATCCTTGCCTCAAAGCCTCTGGAATAATTACGATTATTCTTTCTGTCTGCATATTTTAATCAATCCCTCTGAAGGGATTTTAACATTATCAAAGAAAGGCAGAGGGCAGAAGGCAGAAGGCAGAAGGGATTTATTTCTTACTCTTTGCCCTCCTAATAAAACCAATAATCTCCTCAAGTGGCACACCCTCTTTCTGCATTGATTGAATTATTGCGATCGCACCCACAGGAATACTGCCAATACTTCTGCCCTTCCACTCACCGTCTATCTTCTCTTCCCAATTGAAGCCCCATCTCCAATGAGTAGGATTATCAGGCTTTCTGTTACCAATTACACGGGGGTAGCTGGCAATTGTTCCATCCTTCAACTTCTTATTTTCAAGATATTTGTACAAGCATCCCTTGCGCTGTCTGCCTTTAGACTTCTGCACAGCTTCTGGCTGCGGCTGACTTTCCTCTAAGAAATTCACTGGTGTCCATCCACACACGCCACAACCATCTTCAAGTTTGAGTAGTGGTGATTCACAGCTAGGGCAATGTACATCTTGAATTTGCGGTGTACGCTGCAACTCAAGCTGGTGGGATTGTAAAACTTGTATTCTAAGATTTTCTTCCTCAATAATTGATTGAGAAGAAGCGATCGCAGTATCCCTCTCTTTTTTATGCTTGCAATTGGCTATTAAATCATCAATGCGCCATTGCTGTCGGGAAATCCTCTGTTGGCATAATTTAATCTGCTCCTCAATAGGCAAAATATCACAGCGAATAAAGCACGGATCATTCTCATCTATCCCTAATGATGAGGGTACAGGATGCAAACCAGAAGCAGCACGCCAGAATTGCTCGGTATCTGGCTGTATATCTGCAATGTCTACGGCAATGATAAATTTATTGCCCATCTTTACATCAATTTTCTTAGAGGAAATATTGGTAATAATTCCCCAGTTCCAATCTGAGTAATATTTTTCCTTGTGATGGGCGACTTTTACGCGTTGGCCTACTGAATAAGTCTCTTTATGCTCTAATTTCTTGTAATTCCAAGCCTGCATTTGCTTGGGGGTGTATTCAGCAGATAAACCGTTTTCCCAGGTGATAGTGATTTTCTTGTTGTGTACACTCGTGACTTCACCCAAATGACCACCAGGGGCAATAATGCGTTCGCCTACTTGAAACGAGCCAATTTCATAGTTGCCACCAGAACTTTTAACTTTAGAAGAGACTTTAGCTGAATCAACAAGCGTCTTAGTCATGGCTCATCACCTAAGATTTTTAATAATTCCGTAGGTCTTATCAAAGAAAACGGCGGCTGTACCTGTCTCACCATGCCGTGCCTTAGCCACAATTAGTTCTAAAATTCCTTGGTCTGTAGTATCTGGGTTATAGTATTCGTCGCGGTAGGCCAAGATAATATTGTCTGCTACCATTTCTAGGATTCCCGACTGGCTCAGGTCGCTCATCATCGGACGTTTATTCTGCCTACTTTCTACTCCCCTGGATATTTGTGATAGTGCTAGTACAGGTACATCCAAATCCCCAGCCATTTTGTAAAGTCCTCTGGCCACATCACCTAGTTCATAACTGCGATTACCACCAGAGTCCTCTGCCATCATTTGCAGATAATCAACCACAACCAAACCTAACTTTCCTTGTTTGGCTTTAATTTGACGACATTCACTAGCAATTCCAGAAACAGTGATGCCTCTGGAGTCATTCATGTATAGAGGCAGTTCTGAGGCAATGTTAACAATTTTGGCAATGGTGGCGAATTCCCAGTCTGCTAGGGGTTTATTACCTGAACGATGTCTGCGGATGCGATCGCTTCTTAGTGGCGTTACACCTAAATGTTTGTAGGCATCAGTGACACTAATTAAACTCCATAACCTGTACTCTAACTGCTTTTTAGTCATCTCCAAGGAGAAAATAGCCACTGGTAAATTGTGGAGAAGAATCATTTGGAGTGCCAAAAATAAAGCAATCTGGCTTTTACCCATTGATGGCCTGCCGCCAACTATGGTGAGTGTGCCATTTTCAAATCCCAGCAATAAATCATCAAGCTCATGCAGTCCTGTAGGGTATATGGGGTTATTTGTATCTAATTGCTCGTAGGCAGCAATATTAATTGTGCTGTTATGTTCGGTGTTGGAATTAATGGTTTGATGAGCAACCTGAAACACCTTCTGCTCTGATTGATCCATGATTTTGGGTAACTCAGTTTCCGTCTCATAACCTAGATGCACAATTTCATTGCCGGCTTTAATCAACTGCCGTCGCAGATATTTATCCATTACTAACCCTGCCAAGGCATCGATGTTAACAGCTGACACAGTGCGGTCTACCAAAGCTGCTAACTTATTTCTGCCGCCGATACGGACAAGTAAATCGTGGTCAGCAAGCCAGTTGGTAATCGCTAGCAAGTCTGTGGGTTTACCCTGACTGTGGAGTAGCACAGCTGCTTGATAAATATCTTTGTGGGCGCTGATGTAAAAAGCTTCTGGAATTAAGCGATCGCTGACTCTAGTGATCGCTTCTGGGTCTAGCATGATTCCACCCAAGATAGCCTCTTCCGCCTCAATGTTTTGAGGTGGCAGGCGGTCATGACTTAACCGTTGAAAACTTAGTTCTTCAGTCATACTGTGTTCCCACACATTCGCATAGCTTGCCGACGTTGTTCTTCAAGTTCCTCGTGAAACTTTTGCATCATTTCCCTACCCCGACCGCTTCTATATTCTGGCTCTTGCGCTTTTTGGGTAGCCGCTACAAATTTTTCGTAATAAACCTCCCAACGGTTTTTCCCAGCCTTATTGGTGTGTGCTAACCAAGCCTCAATATCGTTTACTGGCTTGCTCAAATTCTTGGTTTTTTCCTCACAAAATTCCAAAAAATTCGCTCGCTCTTCTTCTGAGAGAGTATTTATAAATTCTGAATAAGTCTTATTAATCTTAGAGTCCTGCGGTTCTTGCTCAGTAGGCACTTCAGGCTCTTGGTGGGAAATTCTGTTCTCGGTCGGGAAATTCTGTTCCCGGTCGGGAAATTCTGTTCCCAAGTGGGAATTCTTTTTCTCAAGTGGGAAATTCTGTTCCTGGGTGGGAAATTCTGTTCCCACTTGTGTGACAGTTGGCGTAGTGTCACAGTCAAAAATTGGCTCAGAGGTTTCCTCCGCTCCCAACTTTTCAAGACACAAACACCCACCAGCAGAAACTTTTACCGAGTAATCAATGTCTTCTAAATTGATGTAGCCTTTTTCCTCTAACACTGCGATCGCTGCATTAACAGCACGTTTAGTAATTCCCAAATCCTCAGCAATCTTGGAGGCTCTAATTTTCATGCCATTGCCATAAGGATCAAGCGATCGCACATAGTAAAGAATACTGATTTGGGATTTGGTAAGGCTTTTACAAATTTTTACCCATTCAGAGTTTTGTAGTGGGTAGAATTTACCGTCTATCTTCACATCTGCCCCCTTACCAGAGTTACAAATGTGACATAATCAGCCGCTAAAAATCCGTCTTTCAGCGTTTGTGGAAGATGCTCAATTGTCATAACATTTGAATAGGTTTATCAAGATGCCCTAGTAAGTTTGCTTGCTGGGGCAATTTTGTCTGGATATAATCAAATCAACTATTAGATTAATTTGATTAACCTAATAGCTTAATATAATATATAATAATACTCACAGCTTAATTGTAGGTCAACAAAAAACTTATGGCTCAGATTTACCAGCTATTCAAAAAGGCAATGGATCGTTATGGAGTCCAGGGTAAAGAGCTTGCAGCTATGGTTGGCATTAGTCCTAATCACTTATCTGATTTTCGCAACGGGAAAAAGTGGGTTAGCCAGGAAACCTTGACAAGCTTACTAGAAGGCATGGAGCAACTTAGCCCTGGTTCAAAACGCTACTTTTGTGAGTTGCTTGCTGGGGAACAGCTAGGTGAAAAAGAAGACGCTGCTAAAAGCTTGGTGAAAATGATTGAAGCTGCTAACGATGATGAAATGGAAGCGGCGATGATTGCCATTGGTCGCAAGTGGAAGCAATTGCGCCTTGGACGCATCCACAACGAGGATGTTGATCAAGCGATCGCAGTATAGATTTTAGCTATGCTGAACATTGAGAAAAATCAGTGTTTGCCCTAGCTTCATACTGAGGATGTTGATAAAGCCATCGCAGTATCATGTTATTAACATGACATTAACATCATACTTAGTATGACAGAGATATTTTGTATTTGCTTAGACGATGTTCGCCGCGTGTTGAGTATGTTGCCGGTTCCAGAGAAAGAAGTTTTGCTAGCAGAGCAATTACAGGCACTGCCGGCGGAGTCTAGGGCAAAGGTTCTCGGTCTTGCAGGCTCAGGATTAACTGTGGTAGCAGGTTCACTTATCTGTCTTAATTCTGGTGTTGCCATCATTCAAAATACTTCAGAATTTGACCCGGAAACAGTTTTTCAAGCTTTAGCCGATTTTATGAAATCGGAAAAAAATCAACATTCAAAATAAAGCTGTTAACAGGTTTTAGTTCTGGGAGAAGTGGGGCGATGGGCTATGCCCCGCTTTGGCGATCGCTCCCCAAACATCTCATCTACTTATTTTGAATGGTGCGATCGCCTGACCTCAAGTTCTTTTGGAATGGTGCGTAGGGAGTGAGTGATGCGTTACTCACCACTGATTAGGTTAGCCTTGATGTACACTCGATACAGCTTAGATTCTCCCCTATTAGCATAAGGTTTACTCTCTTCTACAATCTCGATAATTTTGTCATCATCCTGCAATTTATGAAGTAGCCACAGCCAAACTTGCAAATCTGTCTGGGTGGCCATAATGCGAATTTCAGCATAGTGATTAGTCATACCATAGTTTTTCTTAGAGGAAAAATGCCTTTAAATAGGTTATGCCTTTAAATAGGTTATGCCTTCTATTTATTTTTTGGCATAACTTTAGCAAGTAGCAATTCTATCTGATTTAGACACTCTTCAATAGACTCTAATTGCTTGCGGTTTTCCCATTCTTCATAGGCTGCTTCGGTTTCTGGGTCTGCTCCTAATCCCGTGGTACTACCGACTCGTCCGATGTGTTGGTGACAAGTGAACTCAGGGTCTTTGCCCTTTTTTGGCGGATGTCCTTTTGGTTTAGGATTTCGCTTAAAAATTGGGTTATCAGCTTGCCACTTGGCGTATCGGTAAATTTCTCTATTTCCACTGCGGTAATACCTGACTACTTCATACTCATGTATCCACGTTCCTGGCGGTGCTAGCGGCTTCTTTAATAGTTGTTGCCTAAGTTGGGCTAGAAGCTGGATGTTTTCAATGATTTGGCTGATGCGCTCTTCCATAAGCCATTTTTAAAGGTTATGCTATAACTTTATAATACGGCATAACCTATGTAACCGCATTTTTGAGCAAAGTAACAGCGTCCTTGGTAATTCTTAGAGGATCGCGAGTAATTCTTTAGCCAAATCTTTAGGTGAATTAATCCCTTTTAAAGTTTT
Proteins encoded:
- the dnaB gene encoding replicative DNA helicase — protein: MTEELSFQRLSHDRLPPQNIEAEEAILGGIMLDPEAITRVSDRLIPEAFYISAHKDIYQAAVLLHSQGKPTDLLAITNWLADHDLLVRIGGRNKLAALVDRTVSAVNIDALAGLVMDKYLRRQLIKAGNEIVHLGYETETELPKIMDQSEQKVFQVAHQTINSNTEHNSTINIAAYEQLDTNNPIYPTGLHELDDLLLGFENGTLTIVGGRPSMGKSQIALFLALQMILLHNLPVAIFSLEMTKKQLEYRLWSLISVTDAYKHLGVTPLRSDRIRRHRSGNKPLADWEFATIAKIVNIASELPLYMNDSRGITVSGIASECRQIKAKQGKLGLVVVDYLQMMAEDSGGNRSYELGDVARGLYKMAGDLDVPVLALSQISRGVESRQNKRPMMSDLSQSGILEMVADNIILAYRDEYYNPDTTDQGILELIVAKARHGETGTAAVFFDKTYGIIKNLR
- a CDS encoding MarR family transcriptional regulator; the encoded protein is MKIDGKFYPLQNSEWVKICKSLTKSQISILYYVRSLDPYGNGMKIRASKIAEDLGITKRAVNAAIAVLEEKGYINLEDIDYSVKVSAGGCLCLEKLGAEETSEPIFDCDTTPTVTQVGTEFPTQEQNFPLEKKNSHLGTEFPDREQNFPTENRISHQEPEVPTEQEPQDSKINKTYSEFINTLSEEERANFLEFCEEKTKNLSKPVNDIEAWLAHTNKAGKNRWEVYYEKFVAATQKAQEPEYRSGRGREMMQKFHEELEEQRRQAMRMCGNTV
- a CDS encoding helix-turn-helix domain-containing protein, translated to MAQIYQLFKKAMDRYGVQGKELAAMVGISPNHLSDFRNGKKWVSQETLTSLLEGMEQLSPGSKRYFCELLAGEQLGEKEDAAKSLVKMIEAANDDEMEAAMIAIGRKWKQLRLGRIHNEDVDQAIAV